The Candidatus Methylarchaceae archaeon HK02M2 genome includes a window with the following:
- the amrB gene encoding AmmeMemoRadiSam system protein B, with protein sequence IASSDFTHYEEHKVALRKDSEAIKAIIQTDVPKLYDIIEEWNITMCGYGPVAAIITAIKELNITKGQLLKYATSGDITGDYSSVVGYASIIFQ encoded by the coding sequence TAATAGCTTCTTCAGACTTTACCCATTATGAGGAGCATAAAGTTGCTTTAAGAAAAGACTCCGAAGCTATTAAAGCCATTATACAGACAGATGTACCCAAACTTTACGATATTATTGAGGAATGGAACATAACTATGTGTGGATACGGGCCAGTAGCAGCAATAATAACAGCTATTAAAGAGTTGAATATAACAAAGGGACAACTCCTCAAGTATGCGACAAGTGGCGATATAACGGGAGATTATTCTAGCGTAGTTGGATATGCATCGATAATCTTCCAGTGA